A part of Haloarchaeobius sp. HME9146 genomic DNA contains:
- a CDS encoding HVO_0758 family zinc finger protein, with product MKSVRKALRDGTLEKDTYERLNCAECGKTLKTKNDPDAIGTVRTCPDCGGEWKEIR from the coding sequence ATGAAGTCGGTCAGGAAAGCCCTACGCGACGGCACGCTCGAGAAGGACACGTACGAACGTCTCAACTGCGCAGAGTGCGGGAAGACACTGAAGACCAAGAACGACCCGGACGCCATCGGGACGGTACGAACCTGTCCGGACTGTGGCGGCGAGTGGAAAGAGATCAGATAA